The Naumovozyma castellii chromosome 5, complete genome genomic interval AATTTCGATGGATGGGAATATAGCCAACAACGgtgttttttgttttggaCTTCCCAAGTTTGgaacaatttcttccacCACTATTACGAACAATGGTCAAATGTTCCTCCAGGCCGAAAATTTTGGAACATCCAAAAGCTTACAAGCTACTACCTTATTGAAtaacaatttcatttcttctATAAGCTCTAGTGATGCTAATATATCTGTTACTAGCAgttttattaataaaggtttaatgtatttttcttctccagAGGGAACTACGgtaattaattcaaaatagtGGGATTGGTACTTTTCTATAACTCCATAAGCCCCGAGGCTTTTTTTATATTGCTATTCCTTCTTACTATTCAAGTGTTGACACTAATTGCTTTTAGAGATGCACTCTACAGTGAGATCATTACGCAGTATAATACTAATATGTATCTATGGTCCTTTTTGTGCTTGTTTATCATCGATATGATGATGCTATTTGGGCTATTTGGTAGTGAAATTTAGGAATCTATTCAGAGTTTCAtgaaagagaattgaaaCGTGCATATCTATCATATATcagttttattttatgaCCTCACTTAGTACTTAGAAAACATATTGCtttccaataattgaacaaatttaaattcaatatggTAATGATTTATGGCAAAGATGTTTCTGCTATATTACCAAGTAACCCTTTTCTGTTGAAAAAGTAAAAACAGGTACTCAAATGCTCTACCACCATCAATATCTCTAAAAACATTCCTTGATTAATATACATATTGCTATACTATAATGTTCAAGACGTCATAAGTTGTGAAAATAGTTAACGTTGAATTGTAATGAGGAAACAACACCAACCCTTTCTTCGTCCGTACATGATACACGTTGCCATTTAGTATTGCCATATATATAATCAAGGATCTTCTAGAAATTATACTTCGCTTGGAGTGTTCAGATCAGCAACCGTAGCTTGTACAATTCTTATAATATTCACATTTTAAATATCGAATGGAATTGGCATCGCCTTGATTGCGTATACTAACCGAACCTGTTGGCAATATGTTGAGAATTTCGTAAAAAAATGTGGGTTATCCTCCTTATgataattttccaattggtAGAAACACAATCGTCAAGTTTTATAGCATGTAATACGGGTTAATCATAGATCAAAACGATTTGGATCGAACGCATTATTAACTCCATATCTTTTGGTAATTAAGCCTTTTAATCTACTACTAGCTCAGAATTATCATATTCTGTTTCGTATGTCCCATACCAAATTTTCAGGTCTGTCATTATTCTATGTAAAAAAATAGGGATAGAGCTGTTATTGCCTTTAGATGCAACAACTGGAGCGATACTGTCAGGCCCTATCAGTTAGTATCGTAGAAAGGGATTGGCAACCAGAATATGTTCATCAAGGATGTTGCATGATTTTTTGTTACATGATTCTATGACATTCAAAAAACTCAGTCTAATGTAACATTGGACAGCTCCTTCCAAAGCTCATCACTAGATGTTCCAATAATAGTAGTAATTGATTGGATTTACtaatcaataaattgatAAAGGATCCTATATTAGTTTCCAAAGCATAATGTTCGTCCCTATTAGAAACTagtatattaaataatagATGCTACTTTACATCATAATTTTCACCTTCTTTCTGCATTGGTTACCGCGTACTGAATCTCAACTTcgataatattttttgaaattttccatgTTGTTGAGAGGGACCGATGAACTTTTCGTTCATCTCCTCCATAGTTTCATCGATATATACGCAAAGAGAACTCATTCTTTTTTACTTCTTACTTACGTTAAGAGGATGACTTTCACCAAGAACATATTGTTAAATGACGTAAATATACGATTATACCCAAAACAATTCATAAAATGACAGATCTGACGTCCCAAAAATTCCCTAGTGACTGGGAATTAGAACCAAGATATAACTTAATATACTATGCGACAAAAAGCTGTATGCAAAAGTGCATTTGCTCCAAGGAGGAGCAAACCGAAAAGCGTGAACAAGGTTGTTCTATCCAGTATAATTgggaatttgaaaattattatgatATTTGTATATTGAAGCATCCGAAACTATGTGAACTTTACAATGAATTTGCTCAATATCCGCTCATATCCAAAAACCAGAGATATAAGGATAATTGGGCGTCAACTATGAATTATAATGTCGAAGAGGTGTTGGTTGTTCGTGGCCCGTACTCAAATGATACACCTTATTTTCAGGCATTCACTAAAATAACTTCTATCGAACAAAGATCTCTATTGGAAAAGTATGGAGGCCTATCTGCGATAAAGCAACTAATTACTACGGAATTAGCTAAAGATATTCAACATTCACCAACTCCTCTAATGCATTATGATGATAcaaatgaaattcaattctctttTGTTGAGTGTACATCTATAAAATGGTTACCGCCGgcaataatttttattaagTGTTCCAAGTACAGTATCGAGCACTTATCCTCTTATGTTTGTTCCACCTATATGAACTTAAGGAAAAGATATCAACGGATAGATTATGAAACGCTGCAACATGCTTTGAAAAAGACTTATTTACAAATAGAAAGTTGCTTAGAAATAAAACGTTATATCAAACCAGCTGGGAAAATTGTGTATggtttttcttcaaaatgtTTCTTCCCAAAGGATATAGATAAGAAAAAAGGGTTTCATTTGCTGGGATTATCTCAAGATGATACAATCAACATGGTATTACAATGTGGATATTTTCCATGTGGAGAGTTCCTCTGTGTCTCACCTAATGCTAGTTTTGAAGAGACTCAAGAAGAGTATAATTATAGAactgatgatgaaggaCATACACACGCCCAATTACTTAATTCCGATGTTGCTAACATTTCCAGTGTTTCACAATATTCGTCAACAAACCTGGACATATTAGTCCAGCCCAAACCAACAGAAGGAATCTTGcgaaaaagaaacattgGATACCTTGATTAGTTTCttcattggaaagaaaagtATGTGCTATGATTTATGAACTTGTGGTTTTCCTCTAAGAATGTGACGAATAGTAAACATATTAGCTGGAGCGCCATCATTTGAAACGTTTATCGATTAGATATGGTTAGGAACACTAATGGCGGTATTCTTTTGCCAAGATGGTCAATAGGCAAGAAATAATCTtcattggaatattttatgaTTACTCACACCCAGTCACACCCAAGCATAGTATCGCCTGTGTAAAATCATAAAATGACCTACAACGGACTACATCATCGCTTATAGACTAACACTGTGATCTCCCAATCGGTGAGGTGCAAGCATGGATATCGCAGTCACAGACTCTCAAcacatttcaaaataaacatTGAGGCAAGAGGAGCTCTTCGAAACTTTCAGAACAAGGAGGAATCCAGGGGTGCTTCGAGGTAGTTTATAAGTGAACTACGAAAAGTGCTAAGGTTGTCGATCTTAAAAGTCACCGATACAATATTGTGCTTTAACAGGGGATTGGGGGGTACTGCAAAGAGTTATTGTCTCAACGTAGAGGATCTACGTATAGAAAGGGAACTACAAATTATAAATTTTATAAACCATTCTCATTTCTATAAGGTTTTGAGGCGACAAAATCTGTTTTACTCTTTTATTTTGCTCACTGACTAACA includes:
- the NCAS0E04200 gene encoding uncharacterized protein, producing the protein MTDLTSQKFPSDWELEPRYNLIYYATKSCMQKCICSKEEQTEKREQGCSIQYNWEFENYYDICILKHPKLCELYNEFAQYPLISKNQRYKDNWASTMNYNVEEVLVVRGPYSNDTPYFQAFTKITSIEQRSLLEKYGGLSAIKQLITTELAKDIQHSPTPLMHYDDTNEIQFSFVECTSIKWLPPAIIFIKCSKYSIEHLSSYVCSTYMNLRKRYQRIDYETLQHALKKTYLQIESCLEIKRYIKPAGKIVYGFSSKCFFPKDIDKKKGFHLLGLSQDDTINMVLQCGYFPCGEFLCVSPNASFEETQEEYNYRTDDEGHTHAQLLNSDVANISSVSQYSSTNLDILVQPKPTEGILRKRNIGYLD